In the genome of Podospora pseudocomata strain CBS 415.72m chromosome 2 map unlocalized CBS415.72m_2.2, whole genome shotgun sequence, one region contains:
- a CDS encoding uncharacterized protein (EggNog:ENOG503P4SN), whose product MEAAGLAVGIATLYSTCRDCYNFFTTVNAADKEVSVHLRQTRQNQTKLHNYLLKNRFKAEGVFNILSALADTLSNQEELVRGYEIQFRSTQAIQDGSQLASNVQLAIQDTTIEDIKPVITEFKQRLSKLNKFKWALRDKNDFRKLISDLKSHSESLYCLCPENAFESMNVYFYHGLFGCPGVTEIDKGSSVRPDYELLASAATLKASVNENRDKVRTDDGKLTTIGEEEPEMKFLGKGLALFEGEVVYVEMRDYRGPPLDLTPEQKRKTKRRRILIRNFCNTFWGNNTMKSVYGLNVAGMIDHTEGDHEGHCSILYRLPSMIGIHNRQRPAENLKLRAPVRLKSLLGTRKMDGIRSILGSCFELARSLVRAVCMLHSSGWLHKNIRAESVMFFPKHVSTLQEDRYEIKTEINVSKPILMGYIFSRPDDIKHETRKPSSQKDGLRKAPVDSRNILKHHTTYTWRDTDDSSSKDSEEKHGRVFPRPASIYGRDILNKTKEPEQTKDLNIAGFTLDYYQHPAKHADPQRRYRHAYDVYSLGILLLKVGFWEELKNYEDFRSGYNKIADYDKEDHYERRRWICREYLNRLRWACGDFYADVVLSCLMVDSSDDEVAKESKRKLCARLVTDLENWQA is encoded by the exons atggaAGCTGCTGGACTTGCCGTCGGCATTGCCACCCTATACTCAACATGTCGAGATTGTTACAACTTTTTCACCACTGTCAACGCGGCCGACAAAGAGGTTTCGGTTCACCTTC GTCAGACCAGACAGAACCAAACCAAGCTTCACAACTACCTATTGAAGAACCGCTTCAAAGCCGAGGGCGTCTTCaacatcctctccgcccttGCCGACACACTGTCAAACCAAGAGGAACTTGTCAGAGGATATGAAATCCAGTTTCGGTCAACGCAAGCAATTCAGGATGGATCCCAGTTGGCCAGCAATGTCCAGTTAGCCATTCAGGACACGACAATCGAGGACATCAAGCCTGTGATCACTGAGTTTAAGCAACGTCTCTCGAAACTCAACAAGTTTAAGTGGGCTCTGAGAGATAAGAATGACTTCAGAAAACTCATTTCCGACTTGAAATCCCACAGCGAATCCCTCTACTGCCTTTGCCCGGAAAACGCCTTTGAGTCGATGAATGTCTACTTTTACCATGGATTGTTTGGCTGTCCAGGAGTCACCG AGATCGACAAGGGGTCTTCGGTGCGGCCGGACTACGAACTGCTGGCTTCAGCGGCTACATTGAAGGCATCTGTAAACGAAAACAGGGACAAGGTACGGACAGATGACGGCAAGCTCACCACTATCGGCGAGGAGGAACCCGAGATGAAGTTTTTGGGGAAGGGTCTTGCTCTGTTTGAAGGTGAAGTTGTCTATGTGGAAATGCGAGACTATCGCGGACCGCCACTAGACCTCACACCGGAACAGAAACGGAAGACCAAGCGCCGTCGGATTCTGATTCGAAACTTTTGCAACACATTTTGGGGCAACAATACAATGAAAAGTGTCTATGGGCTTAACGTTGCTGGCATGATTGATCATACGGAAGGGGACCATGAAGGCCATTGCAGCATCCTCTATAGGCTCCCGAGCATGATAGGCATTCACAATCGGCAGCGGCCAGCGGAGAATCTGAAGCTCCGTGCACCTGTTCGACTAAAATCCCTTCTTGGGACCAGGAAAATGGATGGCATCCGGTCAATACTGGGTTCGTGTTTTGAGCTTGCCAGAAGTCTCGTGCGTGCCGTCTGCATGCTTCACTCAAGCGGGTGGCTACACAAGAACATACGTGCAGAGTCTGTCATGTTCTTTCCGAAACATGTGAGCACGCTCCAAGAGGACCGCTATGAAATCAAAACTGAAATAAATGTTTCGAAGCCCATCCTGATGGGCTATATTTTTTCACGGCCAGACGACATCAAGCATGAAACGCGTAAACCCTCCTCTCAAAAGGATGGACTTAGAAAGGCCCCAGTGGATTCCCGTAATATACTAAAACATCACACTACATACACCTGGCGGGATACCGATGACTCCTCAAGCAAGGATTCAGAGGAAAAGCATGGAAGGGTATTCCCCCGGCCAGCTAGTATATATGGCCGCGATATACTGAACAAGACCAAAGAACCGGAACAAACAAAAGATCTAAACATTGCTGGCTTTACACTCGACTATTATCAGCACCCGGCAAAGCACGCAGATCCGCAGCGGCGGTATCGCCATGCATATGACGTGTACTCTCTTGGTATACTGCTTCTCAAAGTTGGGTTCtgggaggagttgaagaacTATGAGGACTTCCGCTCTGGTTATAACAAGATTGCCGATTACGACAAAGAGGATCATTATGAACGACGCAGGTGGATTTGTCGAGAGTACTTGAATCGTCTTAGGTGGGCATGTGGTGATTTTTATGCCGACGTTGTGCTCAGTTGTCTCATGGTGGATAGTAGCGATGATGAAGTAGCGAAGGAGAGCAAGCGGAAGCTTTGTGCGAGACTAGTTACGGACTTGGAAAACTGGCAAGCCTAG
- a CDS encoding uncharacterized protein (EggNog:ENOG503NYDT; COG:E), whose product MAPFYRGRHVLISHTCELSIRSKYSIIRSSSFIWQSSPSTSKPLPTLPTTTHIPYTMAPGILVEEPAAQLPQVTKSNLDAPRHIFPDGIRTSGQHPPLYDVLKPYSEFPKEITGRTVWKRDDFINNPEKWVHPFTDEEVAELSATADAFIASGTPLTGISKENFVLPKLGKVLTDLREDLLNGKGFILFKRFPADVWGPEKNAVAYMGLGTYLGYFVSQNGRGHVLGHVKDVGDDPTQIHTVRIYRTAARQFFHADDGDIVGLLCVHRAQEGGESDIVSVHNVWNILQKEHPDVAETLTKPIWYFDRKGEVSDGQEEWVRQPIVYIENGGQGRLYCKWDPYYVKSLTRFSDKGIIPPLSEEQLHALKVLEDTCQQEALHMVLEVGDIQFLSNAHLLHARTAYRDFAPPAPRRHLLRLWLATPEGEGGWALPMPDSHEKKRGGIQVNDTPPRAPLDAE is encoded by the exons ATGGCCCCCTTTTATCGAGGGCGCCATGTACTTATAAGCCATACATGTGAGCTCTCGATCAGATCCAAATATTCCATTATCAGATCAAGCTCTTTCATTTGGCAGTCATCACCCAGCACTTCCAAACCGCTCCCTACCttacccaccaccacacacatacCATACACAATGGCTCCCGGAATCCTAGTAGAAGAGCCTGCGGCTCAACTTCCTCAAGTCACCAAGAGCAACCTCGATGCCCCCCGCCACATCTTCCCTGACGGCATCCGCACATCTGGCCAGCACCCCCCTCTCTACGACGTCCTGAAGCCCTACTCTGAGTTCCCCAAGGAGATCACCGGCCGCACAGTATGGAAGCGCGATgacttcatcaacaaccctgAGAAGTGGGTGCACCCCTTCacagatgaggaggttgccgaGTTGTCCGCCACCGCCGACGCTTTCATCGCCAGCGGCACACCACTCACCGGCATCTCCAAGGAGAACTTTGTCCTTCCCAAGCTCGGCAAGGTCTTGACTGACCTCCGGGAAGATCTCCTCAACGGCAAGggcttcatcctcttcaagcGTTTCCCTGCCGATGTTTGGGGCCCAGAGAAGAACGCCGTCGCCTACATGGGTCTCGGCACCTATCTTGGATACTTTGTCTCTCAGAACGGCCGCGGCCACGTCCTCGGCCACGTCAAGGATGTCGGTGATGACCCGACTCAGATCCACACCGTCCGCATCTATCGCACTGCCGCCCGCCAGTTCTTCCacgctgatgatggtgatatCGTCGGTCTTTTGTGCGTACACCGCGCccaggagggtggtgagagcgACATTGTCTCGGTTCATAACGTCTGGAACATTCTCCAGAAGGAGCACCCTGATGTTGCCGAGACTCTGACCAAGCCGATCTGGTACTTTGACCGCAAGGGTGAGGTCAGCGATGGCCAGGAGGAGTGGGTTCGCCAGCCTATTGTTTACATAGAGAACGGTGGCCAGGGCCGTCTCTACTGCAAGTGGGATCCCTACTATGTCAAGTCTTTGACCAGATTCTCCGACAAGGGTATCATTCCTCCTCTCAGCGAGGAGCAACTTCATGCTCTGAAGGTGCTTGAGGATACCTGCCAGCAGGAGGCTCTGCACATGgttttggaggttggagaCATTCAGTTCTTGAGTAATGCTCACTTGCTCCATGCTCGCACTGCTTACAGGG ACTTTgcccctcccgctcccagAAGACATCTCCTCAGACTCTGGCTCGCCACTcccgagggtgagggtgggtgggCTCTTCCCATGCCTGACAGCCATGAGAAGAAACGTGGTGGTATCCAGGTCAACGACACTCCTCCTCGTGCGCCTCTTGATGCCGAGTAA
- a CDS encoding uncharacterized protein (EggNog:ENOG503PC3A; COG:G; CAZy:GH47), which yields MPPPPAKILIHVVPGFAGNDLDGVPIPNSGWYPSCPLISTAAIMLLFSRNRSYVFLIAGIFLFVFLAIRKRSYQYSYVIDPFQSYHGDGSGDNFLPGNSGDPNYVPPNDYFDDNTDDNVNDKDQNDEEDTADRIEWSKLKSNYPVQDMRQFPKASPQWLPKVQKFIETEPAAERQVRLERRDAVKKVFQRCWNSYRKHAWMSDEIMPISGGKRDVFGGWGATLVDSLDTLWIMDLKDEFKEAVEAASKIDFSKAPGDKVNVFETNIRYLGGFLAAYDLSGDRRLLRKATEVGEMLYVAFDTPNRMPMTRWDAVDASKNKPQEADESVLLAEIGTFALEFTRLSLLTKDPKWFDAAHRITELLHKQQDTTRFPGMWPVIVNARTTEFNLHNDFTIGAMADSWYEYLPKTHALVGGLLPQYREMYEKAMEAVIKRNVFRPMLPDNANVLVSGLVSVSRSGDDTVYSLKPEGQHLVCFAGGMLALGGKLVENQTHVSVGEKLMDGCIWTYSHMPVGIMPETFTMLPCPLTISPEKPECTFSETKWKDAIKRQLEAPDDISPEELNSLIAEKHISKGFTSLPDTRYILRPEAIESVFILYRTTGRKDLPEKAWKMFEAIEKNTKTELANAALSDITRYDPENEDESKRYPEKTDSMESFWLGETLKYFYLMFSEPDLISLDEWVFNTEAHPLRRLVPDLKGLFD from the coding sequence ATgcccccaccacccgccaAAATCTTAATTCATGTCGTCCCTGGATTCGCTGGGAACGACCTGGACGGGGTGCCCATCCCAAATTCAGGGTGGTATCCATCCTGCCCGTTGATCTCTACAGCTGCCATAATGCTGCTCTTTTCGAGGAATAGAAGCTATGTCTTCTTGATTGCAGGCATCTTTCTAttcgtcttcctcgccatccgcAAGAGATCATACCAATACTCCTACGTCATTGACCCTTTCCAGAGCTATCACGGCGATGGCAGTGGTGACAATTTCCTGCCCGGCAATAGTGGGGATCCTAATTATGTCCCCCCGAATGACTACTTCGACGATAACACCGATGACAACGTCAATGACAAGGACCAAaacgacgaggaagacacAGCAGACCGGATCGAATGGAGCAAGTTGAAGTCCAATTACCCTGTCCAGGACATGCGCCAGTTTCCAAAGGCCTCCCCACAGTGGCTTCCAAAGGTTCAAAAATTTATCGAGACTGAACCCGCAGCAGAGCGTCAAGTTCGACTCGAACGCCGAGATGCCGTCAAGAAGGTCTTTCAGCGTTGTTGGAACTCGTACCGCAAGCACGCCTGGATGAGTGACGAGATCATGCCCATCAGCGGTGGGAAGCGCGATGTCTTTGGCGGCTGGGGAGCAACCTTGGTCGACAGTCTCGACACCCTCTGGATCATGGACCTGAAAGATGAGTTCAAGGAAGCAGTGGAAGCTGCATCCAAGATCGACTTTTCCAAAGCCCCGGGAGACAAAGTGAACGTATTTGAGACCAACATTCGATATCTGGGTGGCTTTCTGGCAGCCTATGACCTAAGTGGCGATAGACGGCTCCTACGTAAAGCAACAGAGGTTGGAGAAATGCTCTATGTCGCCTTCGATACTCCCAACCGCATGCCGATGACAAGATGGGACGCTGTGGATGCATCCAAAAACAAACCCCAGGAAGCCGACGAGTCCGTCCTTCTTGCCGAGATTGGCACATTTGCTCTGGAGTTCACCAGGCTTTCTCTCCTCACCAAAGACCCAAAATGGTTCGACGCTGCGCATCGCATCACCGAGCTCCTGCATAAGCAACAAGACACCACGCGTTTCCCAGGAATGTGGCCTGTCATTGTCAACGCCCGCACCACAGAATTTAACCTACATAATGACTTCACCATCGGGGCCATGGCTGACTCTTGGTACGAATATCTCCCAAAGACCCATGCTCTCGTCGGGGGTCTACTACCACAATATCGCGAAATGTATGAAAAGGCCATGGAGGCAGTCATCAAACGAAATGTCTTCCGGCCTATGCTTCCAGACAACGCCAACGTCCTTGTCTCTGGCCTTGTCTCTGTCTCCCGAAGCGGCGATGACACTGTCTACTCTCTCAAACCAGAAGGCCAGCATCTCGTTTGCTTCGCAGGTGGTATGCTCGCCCTCGGTGGCAAGCTTGTGGAGAACCAAACCCATGTGTCTGTCGGAGAGAAACTGATGGATGGTTGCATCTGGACCTATTCACACATGCCCGTGGGGATCATGCCAGAGACATTCACCATGCTTCCCTGTCCTTTAACAATCTCGCCCGAGAAGCCAGAGTGTACGTTTTCCGAGACCAAGTGGAAAGATGCGATCAAAAGGCAGCTTGAAGCACCCGATGACATCTCCCCTGAAGAGCTCAACTCGCTCATCGCCGAAAAGCACATCTCCAAGGGGTTCACGTCGCTTCCGGATACTCGATACATTCTCCGACCTGAAGCGATCGAGTCGGTATTTATTCTCTATCGCACAACCGGCCGAAAGGACTTGCCTGAAAAAGCATGGAAGATGTTTGAAGCTATCGAGAAGAATACCAAGACTGAGCTCGCCAACGCGGCACTGTCGGATATTACTCGTTATGACCCTGAGAACGAGGATGAGAGCAAACGGTATCCGGAGAAGACGGACTCGATGGAGAGCTTTTGGCTGGGTGAGACGTTGAAGTATTTTTATTTGATGTTCAGTGAGCCGGACTTGATTAGTCTGGATGAGTGGGTTTTTAATACGGAGGCTCATccgctgaggaggttggtgccTGATTTGAAGGGGCTGTTTGATTGA
- a CDS encoding uncharacterized protein (EggNog:ENOG503NXET; COG:P), with the protein MSSTGAGENRGELPRRLRALARRGWKVLRVNWHLGVTAFGGPPVHFKIFNEKFVQKSKWVDEQVFQEIFSISQSLSGPASTKMLYCINLLHGGFMAALFSFLLWSLPGAIGMFGLSIGVSSIDENLPRIVYALLSGLNSATVGVIALAAVELSQKAITDPLTRIIVFVTAAAGMLYNALWYFPVLMFVSGVATLVNDYRWIHRPLGTLVRKVKRKRATHPEAGPQNSATTTRNSHELGPSQPGPSSELPVSEDEANKNERPSGSTAENEPRIVPQELRFNMSWKTGTVIIVTFFLSFIVAMVLRSVLPDPGPPILYRLFSNMYLAGTIIFGGGPVVIPLLREYVVAEGWVSARDFLIGLALIQAFPGPNFNIAVFLGSLTAINAGHSSVAGALIAWVAIFSPGLILVHGTMGLWSAARNRRWVKSVLRGINAGAVGLIYTAVYRIFMVGYIDQGFQAGRSLGDDPWWVVITATSYVGGRYFKLNAPSAIVLGGLMGLIRYGVVNA; encoded by the exons ATGAGCTCCACTGGAGCCGGTGAAAATAGGGGGGAACTGCCCCGCCGTCTCCGGGCGCTGGCCCGCCGCGGGTGGAAGGTCCTCCGGGTCAATTGGCATCTCGGGGTTACTGCGTTTGGTGGTCCACCGGTTCACTTCAAGATT TTCAACGAAAAGTTCGTCCAAAAGTCAAAATGGGTCGATGAACAGGTCTTTCAGGAGATCTTCAGCATCTCGCAATCGCTGTCAGGACCCGCCAGCACAAAAATGCTCTACTGCATCAACCTGCTCCACGGCGGGTTTATGGCGGCATTGTTTAGCTTCCTGCTCTGGAGTCTTCCGGGGGCCATCGGCATGTTTGGCCTCTCCATCGGCGTGTCGAGCATTGACGAGAACCTGCCGCGAATCGTGTATGCGCTGCTCTCCGGTCTCAACTCCGCTACTGTCGGCGTGATTgcgctggcggcggtggagctgTCCCAGAAGGCCATCACTGATCCATTGACGAGGATAATTGTCTTTgtcactgctgctgctggcatGTTGTACAACGCCCTGTGGTACTTTCCCGTCTTGATGTTTGTGTCAGGTGTTGCGACCTTGGTCAATGACTACCGTTGGATCCATCGCCCACTCGGAACtctggtgaggaaggtgaagcGAAAGAGGGCGACGCACCCCGAAGCTGGCCCTCAAAACAGTgccacaacaacaagaaatTCCCATGAACTTGGGCCATCGCAACCCGGGCCCAGCTCAGAACTTCCAGTCAGCGAAGATGAGGCCAATAAGAATGAGCGCCCGTCGGGGTCGACTGCCGAGAATGAACCACGCATTGTGCCACAGGAGCTGAGGTTCAACATGTCATGGAAGACTGGCACAGTCATCATCGTGaccttcttcctcagctTCATCGTGGCCATGGTGCTACGCAGTGTTCTTCCAGACCCCGGCCCTCCCATCCTCTACcgcctcttctccaacatgTACCTTGCGGGCACAATCATCTTTGGCGGTGGACCCGTCGTAATCCCTTTGCTGCGAGAATACGTTGTTGCCGAAGGGTGGGTGAGCGCTCGCGACTTTTTGATCGGTCTCGCCCTCATCCAAGCCTTCCCGGGCCCCAACTTCAACATTGCTGTCTTCCTCGGGAGTTTGACGGCCATCAACGCCGGACACAGCTCTGTTGCGGGCGCCTTGATTGCCTGGGTTGCCATCTTCAGCCCAGGCTTGATCTTGGTCCATGGCACCATGGGACTCTGGAGCGCGGCAAGGAACAGGAGATGGGTCAAATCTGTGCTGAGAGGCATCAACGCTGGCGCCGTGGGCTTGATCTATACGGCCGTGTATCGAATCTTCATGGTGGGGTATATTGACCAAGGATTCCAGGCTGGTCGCAGTTTGGGTGATGATCCCTGGTGGGTTGTCATCACAGCTACCAGCTATGTTGGTGGTCGGTACTTCAAGTTGAATGCTCCGTCCGCTATTGTGTTGGGTGGTTTGATGGGCTTGATCAGGTACGGTGTGGTGAATGCTTGA